A region from the Aegilops tauschii subsp. strangulata cultivar AL8/78 chromosome 5, Aet v6.0, whole genome shotgun sequence genome encodes:
- the LOC109752661 gene encoding probable aldehyde oxidase 2, giving the protein MGSLGKDAAAAGERVVLAVNGVRREAAGVDPSTTLLEFLRTRTPVRGPKLGCGEGGCGACVVLISKYDPTTDEVTEFSASSCLTLVGSLNHCSVTTSEGIGNTRDGYHPVQQRLAGFHASQCGFCTPGMCMSIFSALVKADKPGAAGEPAPPPGFSKLTSCEAEHAVSGNLCRCTGYRPIVDACKSFAADVDLEDLGLNSFWKKGADRAEVGKLPEYSSGAVCTFPEFLKSEIKASVDNQTNNVPAAIAGEDGWYHPRSIQELHSLFDSNWFDEKSVKIVASNTGAGVYKDQDLYEKYIDIKGIPELSVINRSNKGVEIGAAVSISKAIEVFSDGTPVFRKIAGHLSKVASPFVRNTATVGGNVIMSQRLQFPSDIATVLLAAGSTVTIQTASKMLCLTLEEFLEQPPCDAKTILLSIFVPDWGSDNVIFETSRAAPRPFGNAVSYVNSAFLARTSGDAASGELIVDEICLAFGAYGVGHASRARKVEEFLKGKSVSASVILEAVRLLKDVISPSEGTTHPEYRVSLAVSFLFSFLSSLATDLDEPAKAITPNGISTNGTMNGNGASSLEKQSKVGSDDLPIRSRQELVFTEEYKPVGKPTTKAGAELQASGEAVYVDDIPSPKDCLYGAFIYSTHPHAHIKGVNFKSSLASKKVITVISAKDIPAGGRNIGSSFPGLGDEALFGDPVSEFAGQNIGVVIAETQKYAYMAAKQAVIEYSTENLEPPILTIEDAIQHDSYFHPPPFLAPKPIGDFEQGMSEADHKILSGEVKLESQYYFYMETQTALAVPDEDNCITIYASTQIPEVTQNVVADCLGIPYHNVRIITRRVGGGFGGKAMKGCHVACACAVAAFKLRRPVRMYLDRKTDMIMAGGRHPMKVKYSVGFKSDGTLTALHLDLGINAGISPDVSPALPSAIVGALKKYNWGALALDVKVCKTNVSSKSAMRGPGDVQGCFIAEAIIEHVASALAADTNTVRRKNLHGFESLTKFYGDAAGEASTYSLVEIFDKLASSPEYRTRAAAVERFNGGSRWKKRGISCVPITYEVRLRPTPGKVSIMNDGSIAVEVGGVEIGQGLYTKVKQMTAYGLAELCSDADGLLDKVRVIQADTLSMIQGGFTGGSTTSETSCEAVRLSCATLVERLKPIKESLESKSGAPAPWKALITQATMASVNLSAQAYWTPDPAFVKYINYGAAVSEVEIDVLTGGTTILRSDLVYDCGQSLNPAVDLGQVEGAFVQGVGFFTNEEYTTNADGLVVNDGTWTYKIPTVDTIPKQLNVELLTSARDKKRVLSSKASGEPPLLMAASVHCAMREAIRAARKDFSASSPLTFQMDVPATMADVKELCGLDVVERHLQSLSSAAAGPNAGVKA; this is encoded by the exons GTGGGTGCGGCGCATGCGTGGTGCTCATCTCCAAGTACGACCCGACCACCGACGAGGTGACCGAGTTCTCGGCGAGCTCCTGCCTGACGCTCGTCGGCAGCCTGAACCACTGCTCGGTCACCACCAGCGAGGGCATCGGCAACACCCGCGATGGCTACCACCCCGTCCAGCAGCGCCTCGCCGGCTTCCACGCCTCGCAGTGCGGCTTCTGCACCCCCGGCATGTGCATGTCCATCTTCTCCGCGCTCGTCAAGGCCGACAAGCCCGGCGCCGCCGGCGAGCCAGCCCCGCCGCCAGGGTTCTCCAAGCTCACGTCGTGCGAGGCCGAGCACGCAGTCTCCGGCAACCTCTGCCGATGCACCGGCTACAGGCCCATCGTCGACGCCTGTAAGAGCTTCGCCGCCGACGTCGACCTCGAGGACCTCGGGCTCAACTCTTTCTGGAAGAAAGGCGCCGACCGTGCCGAGGTCGGCAAACTGCCGGAATACTCCAGTGGCGCCGTCTGCACATTCCCGGAGTTCCTCAAGTCTGAGATCAAGGCCTCCGTTGATAATCAGACGAACAATGTGCCGGCTGCGATCGCCGGCGAAGACGGCTGGTACCATCCCAGGAGCATCCAGGAGCTCCATAGCCTCTTCGACTCCAACTGGTTCGACGAAAAGTCAGTCAAGATCGTGGCATCAAACACCGGCGCCGGAGTGTACAAGGATCAAGACCTCTACGAAAAGTACATCGACATCAAAGGGATACCGGAGCTTTCGGTCATCAACAGGAGCAACAAGGGGGTGGAGATCGGGGCAGCCGTGTCCATCTCCAAAGCCATCGAGGTCTTCTCCGATGGCACCCCGGTCTTTAGAAAGATCGCCGGTCACCTGAGCAAGGTGGCCTCGCCGTTCGTCCGCAACACGGCGACCGTCGGCGGGAACGTGATCATGTCGCAGCGGCTGCAGTTCCCATCTGACATCGCCACCGTTCTTCTCGCCGCCGGCTCCACCGTCACCATCCAGACGGCTTCCAAAATGCTGTGCCTGACACTGGAGGAATTTCTGGAGCAGCCTCCCTGTGATGCCAAGACCATACTGCTCAGCATATTTGTCCCTGACTGGGGTTCAGACAATGTCATCTTCGAGACCTCTCGTGCAGCACCCAGACCATTCGGCAATGCTGTGTCCTATGTGAATTCTGCATTCCTGGCAAGGACTTCAGGGGATGCAGCATCAGGGGAGCTCATTGTCGATGAAATCTGCCTCGCGTTCGGCGCCTACGGTGTCGGTCATGCGAGCCGGGCTCGGAAGGTGGAGGAATTCTTGAAGGGGAAATCAGTGAGTGCATCTGTGATACTTGAAGCGGTTCGGTTGCTGAAAGATGTGATCTCGCCGTCAGAAGGCACCACACACCCTGAGTACAGAGTCAGCCTGGCGGTCAGTTTCTTGTTCAGTTTCCTGTCTTCACTTGCTACCGACCTGGATGAACCGGCGAAGGCTATTACTCCCAATGGCATATCTACTAATGGAACCATGAATGGCAATGGCGCGTCCTCCCTGGAGAAGCAAAGTAAGGTTGGCAGCGATGATTTGCCGATCCGTTCAAGGCAAGAACTGGTTTTCACCGAAGAATATAAACCTGTCGGCAAGCCAACCACGAAAGCGGGTGCTGAGCTACAAGCTTCTG GGGAGGCtgtgtatgttgatgacatcccATCTCCCAAGGATTGCCTCTACGGAGCATTTATCTACAGCACACACCCTCATGCCCATATAAAAGGTGTCAACTTCAAATCATCTCTGGCATCAAAAAAGGTCATCACGGTCATCTCCGCAAAGGACATTCCTGCCGGTGGAAGGAATATTGGATCCAGCTTCCCGGGGCTAGGAGACGAAGCGCTCTTCGGTGATCCGGTTTCTGAATTCGCTGGTCAAAATATTGGCGTTGTG ATTGCTGAAACCCAGAAGTACGCCTATATGGCGGCGAAGCAGGCCGTCATCGAGTATAGCACCGAGAATCTCGAGCCGCCCATTCTGACAATAGAGGATGCCATCCAACATGACAGCTACTTCCATCCTCCCCCATTTTTGGCTCCTAAGCCAATTGGGGATTTCGAGCAAGGGATGTCTGAAGCTGATCACAAGATTTTATCAGGAGAG GTGAAACTTGAATCACAATACTACTTCTACATGGAGACTCAGACAGCCTTGGCCGTCCCTGACGAAGATAACTGCATCACCATCTACGCCTCGACGCAGATACCCGAGGTCACGCAGAATGTCGTCGCGGACTGCCTCGGCATTCCGTACCACAATGTTCGCATCATCACAAGAAGAGTTGGCGGCGGCTTCGGCGGGAAGGCGATGAAAGGATGCCAT GTGGCATGTGCGTGTGCAGTTGCAGCGTTCAAGCTGCGGCGCCCTGTTCGGATGTACCTCGACCGCAAGACGGACATGATCATGGCCGGAGGGCGGCACCCGATGAAGGTGAAGTACTCCGTGGGGTTCAAGTCGGACGGCACACTCACGGCGCTCCACCTCGACCTGGGGATCAACGCCGGGATATCGCCGGACGTGAGCCCGGCGCTCCCGTCGGCCATCGTCGGTGCTCTCAAGAAGTACAACTGGGGCGCCCTGGCCCTGGACGTCAAGGTGTGCAAGACGAACGTCTCGTCCAAGTCGGCCATGCGCGGCCCCGGGGACGTGCAGGGCTGCTTCATCGCGGAGGCCATCATCGAGCACGTCGCGTCGGCGCTCGCCGCCGACACCAACACCGTCCGGAGGAAGAACCTCCACGGCTTCGAGAGCCTCACGAAGTTCTACGGCGACGCCGCCGGCGAGGCCTCGACGTACAGCCTCGTTGAAATCTTTGACAAGCTGGCCTCGTCGCCGGAGTATCGGACCAGGGCGGCCGCGGTGGAGCGGTTCAACGGCGGGAGCAGGTGGAAGAAGCGGGGCATCTCCTGCGTGCCGATCACGTACGAGGTGAGGCTCCGGCCGACGCCCGGGAAGGTGTCCATCATGAACGATGGATCCATCGCTGTCGAGGTCGGTGGCGTGGAGATCGGGCAGGGGTTATATACCAAGGTGAAGCAGATGACGGCGTACGGGCTGGCTGAGCTCTGCTCCGACGCCGACGGGCTCCTTGACAAGGTGCGTGTCATCCAGGCCGACACGCTGAGCATGATCCAGGGTGGCTTCACCGGCGGGAGCACCACCTCCGAGACCAGCTGCGAGGCGGTCCGTCTGTCGTGCGCCACGCTCGTGGAGCGGCTCAAGCCCATCAAGGAGAGCCTCGAGTCCAAGTCCGGCGCCCCTGCGCCATGGAAGGCCTTGATTACCCAGGCGACCATGGCGAGCGTGAACCTGTCGGCGCAGGCGTACTGGACTCCTGACCCAGCCTTCGTGAAGTACATCAACTACGGAGCCGCCGTCAGCGAG GTGGAAATCGACGTGCTGACTGGGGGCACGACGATCCTGAGGAGCGACCTGGTGTACGACTGCGGGCAGAGCCTGAACCCGGCGGTGGACCTCGGCCAG GTGGAGGGCGCATTCGTGCAAGGCGTTGGGTTCTTCACAAACGAGGAGTACACGACGAACGCCGACGGGCTGGTGGTGAACGACGGCACCTGGACGTACAAGATCCCCACGGTGGACACCATCCCGAAGCAGCTCAACGTGGAGCTCCTTACCAGCGCGCGCGACAAGAAGCGGGTGCTCTCCTCCAAGGCGTCCGGCGAGCCGCCGCTGCTGATGGCGGCGTCGGTGCACTGCGCGATGCGGGAGGCTATCAGGGCGGCCCGGAAGGACTTCTCGGCCAGCTCGCCGCTGACGTTCCAGATGGACgtgccggccaccatggccgacgTCAAGGAGCTCTGCGGCCTCGACGTCGTGGAGAGGCACCTCCAGAGCCTCTCCTCTGCGGCCGCCGGTCCCAACGCCGGCGTCAAGGCCTGA